The genomic window CTATAAGTTGTATTAGAATGCCTAAAAGATCCTGTATCTGTAAGAAGAGATGTGTATAAACAAACTGCAATATCTTTATCTATCTCTATACTCATTAAATTAAAAAGTTCGTATATAATTTCACCTACTGCAGCTGCCTTTACATCAACATAGTTTACATCTCCATATAAATCATTAGACAAATGGTGATCTATATTTATTAAGGTATATTTTCTATTTTCTATATCTATATTAGAATTTATTCTTTCTACATTGCCACAATCAAGCACTATAACAGTGTCTGTATCATCAATAACAAAATCAATATTTTTCTTTACTTCATGACAAAATGGTAAATACTCAAAGGTTTCGGGTAGTAATTCTTTAGACATAATATAGGCTTCTTTATTTAATTTGAGAAGTCCTTGATACAATGCAAGTAAGCTTCCCAATGAATCTCCATCTGGAGATGTATGGCATGTAATGCCTATTTTTCTGCTTTTTTCAATGGATTTAACTAAATTATTTAATTCCATTATTTATGTTTATCTTTCAAATCATAAAGAAGCTTATTAATATGCATTCCCTGTTCTATACTATCATCTAATTCTAATATTAATTCAGGAATATACCTTAATTTTACCCTATGACCTATTTCTCTTCGCATATATCCAGCTGCACTTTTTAAAGCCTCAAAACTTTCATTCTTAGATTCTTCATTGTTACCAAAAACACTAACAAATATTTTAGCATACCTTAAGTCATTAGTTACCTCTACTTTAGTAACACTAACCATAGCTGTAAGTCTTGGATCATTTATTTCATAACTAATTAAATTACTTATTTCTTTTCTAATTTCTTCATTGATTCTACCCAATCTATACTTAGCCATAAAATCGCTCCTTTTTATAGATGTTTAGGCTTTATTTCTTCCATAGTGTATGCTTCTATTAGGTCGCCTTCTT from Clostridium sp. MB40-C1 includes these protein-coding regions:
- the rbfA gene encoding 30S ribosome-binding factor RbfA, with the protein product MAKYRLGRINEEIRKEISNLISYEINDPRLTAMVSVTKVEVTNDLRYAKIFVSVFGNNEESKNESFEALKSAAGYMRREIGHRVKLRYIPELILELDDSIEQGMHINKLLYDLKDKHK
- a CDS encoding bifunctional oligoribonuclease/PAP phosphatase NrnA translates to MELNNLVKSIEKSRKIGITCHTSPDGDSLGSLLALYQGLLKLNKEAYIMSKELLPETFEYLPFCHEVKKNIDFVIDDTDTVIVLDCGNVERINSNIDIENRKYTLINIDHHLSNDLYGDVNYVDVKAAAVGEIIYELFNLMSIEIDKDIAVCLYTSLLTDTGSFRHSNTTYRTHKIAGDLIDTGIDFSQIHRNIFENMKYPRLKLQGKVIEGMYLALNDKICIMELTQDVLEEYNMNKGDTSDIVSIGGRINTVEVTILLKETEDGVKVSLRSKNIVDVRKIAEKFGGGGHVRAAGFSVNNSVEEIKDILIKDIEKELV